From Arachis stenosperma cultivar V10309 chromosome 2, arast.V10309.gnm1.PFL2, whole genome shotgun sequence, one genomic window encodes:
- the LOC130960869 gene encoding trihelix transcription factor GT-3b-like, which produces MEGHHQHHQQQQQHLLQQILLPHHQQQQHNMIINVDGGGGISDRFPQWSIQETKEFLMIRAELDQTFMETKRNKQLWQVISNNMKEKGYHRSAEQCKCKWKNLVTRYKGCETMEPEALRQQFPFYNEIQAIFTSRSMQRMLWGEGEGTSKKNKHMQLSSEECEEEEEEENNEESEEHQKGSTRMRRKKKKAKISSGNNKNSGDFLNNLKEILEEFMRQQMQMEAQWMEAFESREKERRMKEMEWRQTMESLENERIMMDQRWREREEQWRVREEVRAQNRDELITTLLHKLQQQSEDDF; this is translated from the exons atggAGGGTCATCATCAacatcatcaacaacaacaacaacatctTCTTCAACAAATTCTTCTACCccatcatcaacaacaacaacataatATGATAATAAACGTGGATGGTGGTGGAGGAATTAGTGACAGGTTTCCACAGTGGAGCATACAAGAGACAAAAGAGTTTCTAATGATCCGTGCGGAGCTTGATCAAACTTTCATGGAGACAAAGAGGAACAAGCAATTGTGGCAAGTCATTTCCAATAATATGAAGGAAAAGGGTTACCATAGAAGTGCAGAACAGTGCAAGTGCAAATGGAAAAACCTTGTTACCCGCTATAAG GGATGTGAAACAATGGAGCCAGAAGCATTGAGACAACAATTCCCATTCTACAATGAAATTCAAGCAATTTTCACATCAAGAAGCATGCAAAGAATGCTTTGGGGTGAAGGTGAAGGAACTTCAAAGAAGAACAAGCACATGCAACTCTCATCCGAAGAatgcgaagaagaagaagaagaagagaacaatGAAGAGAGTGAAGAACATCAAAAGGGTAGTACTAGaatgagaagaaaaaagaagaaagcaaagataaGTAGTGGGAACAATAAGAATAGTGGTGATTTTCTGAATAATTTGAAGGAGATTCTTGAGGAGTTCATGAGGCAACAGATGCAAATGGAGGCGCAATGGATGGAGGCGTTCGAGTCGAGGGAGAAGGAGAGGAGGATGAAGGAGATGGAGTGGAGGCAAACAATGGAGTCTTTGGAGAATGAGAGGATAATGATGGATCAAAGATGGAGGGAGAGGGAAGAACAATGGAGGGTTAGGGAAGAAGTTAGGGCTCAAAATAGAGATGAACTAATCACAACACTCTTACACAAACTACAACAACAAAGTGAAGATGATTTTTAG